The following coding sequences lie in one Leptospira saintgironsiae genomic window:
- a CDS encoding STAS domain-containing protein, whose protein sequence is MELTVEIKGNSRVIHLIGNMDVHNTHRVEQAFMDHIRKATEPNIVLDMSNVEFVSSAGLRVIVGSLRVCKEREIQLKLAALRPAVRKVFEIIDMDSLFKIYDTVDSSLQ, encoded by the coding sequence ATGGAACTGACGGTAGAAATAAAAGGGAATTCTAGAGTGATCCATCTTATAGGGAATATGGATGTTCATAATACCCATAGGGTCGAACAGGCGTTCATGGATCATATCCGTAAAGCTACCGAGCCTAATATCGTCTTAGATATGTCCAACGTAGAGTTCGTTTCTTCTGCAGGTTTAAGAGTTATAGTTGGTTCTTTAAGAGTTTGTAAGGAAAGAGAGATCCAACTCAAACTTGCAGCTTTACGCCCAGCAGTTCGTAAGGTTTTCGAGATCATAGATATGGATTCCCTTTTTAAGATCTATGATACTGTAGATTCTAGCCTCCAATAA
- a CDS encoding SpoIIE family protein phosphatase — translation MTQIKKQETLLRSRSDGSFFLEEGLGVSSIFDSFLREAIALTHADLGGIFSTTESSNIRQISGRNERELIEAAHWAFSQSGKDLLLEKGKTPPWAKSPSSYPLLVVRLKVDDLDSSLKANRASYAVLVLQGKTTADRFSKTDFELLRTTCKTVGRLLKESHVSGDASLVTLSLLATTQLVLEAAQAKRQSERFDFLLTEVIRVSGLINSSLDLSQLLEAIMLSSKTVFRTEACSVLLLDESKEYLYFHTVLGEKSEAVTKMQVPVGKGVAGLVVRERKPMIINDAQNDDRVYKEVDKASQFTTRNIMAAPLVANDEVIGVIEAINTVDREKFTGEDLELFLSFSGTSALAIQKTGLLQNLENANKDLRKKVSELESLFDLSQAVSLSTNRLGLVRKSIRLIIRELDASVAGIFLYSLSKENYINCAYYDGKSEKIDRFSEDEISGTQVISSVIEGLPVLKRDILDQPFAHELDRRYLKGSYIIVPLFLSSGEPYGALTVADRKDKLSYQDSDFRLLQTMASQFTKGFEAFRLRTEMLEKKAIQQEMEITRKIQQNILPSEKVFHSNFDLGILSVPAKDVSGDFYDYYQYSDGQYSFLIADVSGKSLPAALFMAMSSSIIRTLARNHDLSPEEILRQGNELIFEDSHFGMFVTAFFIHYNPSLFTIEYASAGHNDQVWIKEDGSYELLKGQGPPLGVIPTAKYKGGNFTVKPGDIFVLYTDGAVEEKDAQGNEFGLERMIEEIKSRRHLPARKIVEELYATIRAFSSGKEPFDDFTVLLLKYNNDFQFFRTFDANTGQIPIFREFIYDAIKVRNLPDFLRDDILLAGDEAATNIVMHGYKDTLLRNPKFDCKIRFTEDSITIVLTDSGKGFDRTNVKDPSIEENLTGKRKGGFGVYLIETLMDVVDYKMEEGRNILTLQKFFR, via the coding sequence TTGACCCAGATAAAAAAACAGGAGACCCTACTCAGAAGTCGAAGTGACGGTTCCTTCTTTTTAGAAGAAGGTTTGGGGGTCTCCTCTATCTTTGATAGTTTTTTGAGAGAGGCAATCGCACTCACTCACGCTGACTTAGGTGGAATATTTTCTACAACAGAGTCTTCTAATATACGACAAATCTCCGGTCGTAATGAAAGAGAACTCATCGAAGCTGCACATTGGGCATTCTCTCAATCAGGAAAAGATCTACTTTTAGAAAAAGGCAAAACACCTCCTTGGGCAAAATCACCTAGCAGTTATCCGCTTTTAGTGGTTCGGTTAAAAGTAGATGATCTTGACTCCAGTCTAAAAGCAAATCGCGCAAGTTACGCAGTTTTAGTTTTACAGGGTAAAACAACTGCAGATCGTTTTTCTAAAACTGATTTTGAACTTCTTCGTACTACATGTAAAACAGTAGGAAGATTATTAAAAGAATCTCATGTATCTGGAGATGCGTCTCTCGTCACTCTTTCCTTGCTTGCTACCACTCAATTGGTCCTAGAAGCCGCGCAAGCAAAAAGACAATCAGAACGTTTTGACTTCTTACTCACTGAAGTAATCAGGGTTTCCGGTCTAATCAATTCTTCCTTAGATCTTTCTCAGCTTTTAGAAGCGATCATGCTTTCTTCTAAGACTGTATTTAGAACGGAAGCATGTAGCGTTCTCCTTTTAGATGAATCCAAAGAATATCTATACTTTCACACGGTACTTGGCGAAAAAAGTGAGGCAGTCACTAAGATGCAGGTTCCTGTTGGAAAGGGTGTGGCAGGTCTTGTAGTTAGAGAACGTAAACCAATGATCATCAATGACGCTCAAAATGATGATCGGGTTTATAAAGAAGTGGATAAGGCTTCTCAATTCACAACACGAAATATTATGGCTGCACCACTCGTTGCAAACGACGAAGTAATTGGTGTAATTGAAGCGATCAACACAGTAGATAGAGAAAAGTTTACTGGAGAAGATCTAGAACTTTTTTTAAGCTTTTCTGGAACTTCCGCGTTAGCGATCCAAAAGACAGGACTTCTTCAAAACTTAGAGAATGCGAACAAGGATCTTCGCAAGAAAGTTTCTGAATTAGAGTCCTTATTTGATTTATCACAAGCAGTTAGTCTTTCTACAAATAGATTGGGTCTAGTCAGAAAGTCGATCCGGCTCATCATTAGAGAGTTGGATGCAAGTGTTGCTGGTATCTTCTTATACAGCCTTTCTAAAGAGAATTATATAAACTGCGCTTATTATGACGGAAAATCTGAAAAGATAGATAGATTTTCAGAAGATGAAATTTCAGGAACTCAGGTTATATCCAGTGTAATAGAAGGTCTCCCAGTCTTAAAAAGAGATATTTTAGACCAACCGTTCGCCCATGAGTTGGACAGAAGATATTTAAAAGGTTCTTATATTATTGTTCCATTATTCTTATCCAGTGGGGAGCCTTACGGGGCCTTGACTGTTGCGGATAGAAAGGATAAACTTTCTTATCAGGATTCGGACTTCCGATTATTGCAAACAATGGCTTCCCAATTTACAAAGGGATTTGAAGCTTTCCGTCTTAGAACGGAGATGTTGGAGAAAAAAGCGATCCAACAAGAAATGGAAATTACTAGGAAGATCCAACAGAATATCCTTCCTTCCGAAAAAGTATTTCATTCCAATTTTGATCTGGGAATTCTATCTGTGCCGGCTAAAGATGTATCCGGAGATTTTTATGATTATTACCAGTACAGCGACGGTCAGTATTCATTTTTGATCGCAGATGTTTCCGGAAAAAGTTTGCCTGCGGCTCTATTTATGGCGATGAGCTCTTCTATCATTAGAACTCTTGCTAGAAATCATGATCTAAGTCCTGAAGAAATTTTAAGACAAGGAAATGAGTTAATTTTCGAAGATTCCCATTTCGGAATGTTTGTAACTGCATTCTTCATACATTATAATCCCTCCTTGTTCACAATTGAATATGCGTCCGCAGGGCATAACGACCAAGTTTGGATCAAAGAAGATGGCTCTTACGAATTATTAAAAGGCCAGGGGCCTCCACTTGGTGTAATCCCGACTGCAAAATACAAGGGTGGAAATTTTACAGTTAAACCTGGAGATATTTTTGTTCTCTATACTGACGGCGCGGTAGAAGAAAAAGACGCCCAAGGAAATGAGTTTGGTCTGGAAAGAATGATAGAAGAGATCAAATCCAGAAGACATCTTCCTGCTAGAAAAATTGTGGAAGAACTCTACGCCACCATTCGCGCCTTCTCCTCAGGAAAAGAACCATTCGATGATTTCACTGTGCTTCTATTGAAGTACAATAACGATTTCCAATTTTTCAGGACTTTTGATGCAAATACCGGTCAAATTCCTATCTTCAGAGAATTTATATATGATGCGATCAAAGTCAGAAATCTGCCTGATTTTCTGAGGGACGATATTCTTTTGGCGGGGGACGAGGCGGCTACAAATATTGTAATGCACGGCTATAAAGATACTCTGCTCAGAAATCCGAAATTCGATTGTAAAATTCGGTTCACTGAAGATTCTATCACGATCGTGCTGACCGATTCCGGAAAAGGTTTCGACAGAACGAATGTGAAAGACCCGTCCATAGAGGAAAACCTCACCGGAAAAAGAAAAGGCGGATTCGGTGTGTACCTAATAGAGACATTAATGGACGTGGTAGATTATAAAATGGAAGAGGGAAGAAACATACTCACCCTCCAGAAATTTTTCCGCTGA
- a CDS encoding chemotaxis protein CheD: protein MEPEIVKDIFLQPGGFYWGENGTRIRTLLGSCVALCFWHPYSKVGGMAHIMLPKRPSNVPEPHPKYADDALESFLKQFQKLGERPGRFVCKIFGGASMFSPEEDKLEEVKKIVEIGEKNVESVLDLVRKANIDLTASNTGGKSHRKIYFSLWDGEVYMENPKN from the coding sequence ATGGAACCCGAGATAGTTAAGGACATTTTTCTCCAACCAGGAGGTTTTTATTGGGGAGAAAATGGTACAAGGATCCGCACACTCTTAGGTTCATGTGTCGCATTATGTTTTTGGCATCCTTATTCTAAGGTTGGAGGAATGGCTCATATCATGCTCCCTAAAAGACCTTCTAACGTTCCAGAACCTCATCCAAAATATGCAGATGATGCTTTAGAAAGTTTCCTAAAACAATTCCAAAAGCTGGGAGAAAGACCAGGCAGATTTGTTTGCAAAATATTTGGAGGAGCTTCTATGTTTTCTCCGGAAGAAGACAAATTAGAAGAAGTAAAAAAGATCGTCGAAATAGGCGAAAAAAATGTGGAGTCTGTCTTGGATTTGGTCCGTAAAGCAAATATAGATCTGACCGCTTCTAATACCGGGGGTAAATCCCACCGGAAAATATATTTTTCTCTTTGGGACGGGGAAGTTTATATGGAAAATCCTAAAAATTAA
- a CDS encoding acyl-CoA carboxylase subunit beta: MSEQAYSINNPFQSSDPSESQPVSSIYDDANAMGKELLEKPLQGGGTDRILVQHSKGRMTVWERIKVLTNSEPNILYQNWGKNLDGASLITGILNINGRDVAIYGHDFTLRAGSMDATNGNKLARLIYMAGEHGIPLIGMNDSAGAYVPAGVGGLDGYSEAFTALRKISGVVPSLMLMFGFNAGGGAYLPRQGSFMIQPENTFFGLTGPGVVKSVLGEDISADDLGGPKVHGQSGVVDLVTNDELGALRTALRLLSYLPDNSSSAAPFHPTSDPTDRFIYEEEILFKKTFNSPTGMNTPFDITLYIQNICDHGQYFEIQPQRSRNLVTAFGRLGGHVVGFVANNSAVSSGQIDIGAARKGTRFIRFCNVYNIPLVFLEDTTGFLPGKEQEQNGIVLEGRKLLDSIIDIRTPRLTLIIRNAFGGAYASFNSYHTGADMVFALPTARIAVMGPAGKDYVYKDEITAIQKEYKENLKNGASEKDAAAARDKKLQVLSQKYEKELMNPKEALSLGSVSRIVLPGTTRNILFKNLDYLIRHYKPGPMSGPQREFE, encoded by the coding sequence ATGTCGGAACAAGCGTACTCTATAAATAATCCGTTTCAATCTTCTGATCCATCGGAATCCCAACCCGTTTCCAGTATTTACGACGATGCCAATGCAATGGGCAAAGAGTTATTGGAGAAACCTCTACAAGGTGGAGGAACGGATAGGATCCTAGTACAACATTCTAAAGGAAGAATGACTGTTTGGGAAAGGATCAAAGTCCTTACTAATTCAGAACCTAATATTCTCTACCAAAACTGGGGAAAAAATTTAGATGGGGCTTCCTTAATAACAGGTATTTTAAATATTAACGGAAGGGACGTAGCAATCTACGGACATGACTTCACTCTTAGAGCGGGGTCCATGGATGCTACGAACGGAAACAAACTCGCAAGACTTATCTATATGGCAGGGGAACATGGTATTCCTCTGATCGGTATGAACGACTCTGCAGGTGCATATGTTCCTGCTGGGGTTGGTGGTCTGGACGGATACTCCGAAGCATTCACCGCGCTCAGAAAAATCAGCGGTGTAGTTCCAAGCTTGATGTTAATGTTTGGATTTAACGCGGGTGGTGGAGCTTATCTTCCGAGACAAGGTTCCTTTATGATCCAACCGGAGAATACATTCTTCGGATTGACCGGGCCTGGAGTTGTTAAATCAGTTTTAGGTGAGGATATTAGCGCTGATGATCTGGGAGGACCAAAAGTCCACGGACAAAGCGGTGTAGTTGACTTAGTAACTAATGACGAGTTAGGAGCTTTAAGAACAGCACTCAGACTTCTATCCTATCTTCCTGATAATAGTTCAAGTGCAGCACCTTTCCATCCAACTTCAGATCCTACTGATAGATTTATCTACGAAGAAGAGATCTTATTCAAAAAAACATTCAATTCTCCTACAGGGATGAATACGCCATTTGATATCACATTATATATTCAGAATATTTGTGATCATGGTCAGTATTTCGAGATCCAACCTCAAAGATCCAGAAACCTGGTTACTGCATTCGGTAGATTGGGTGGACATGTGGTGGGATTTGTTGCGAATAACTCTGCAGTTTCTTCCGGTCAGATAGATATCGGTGCGGCAAGAAAAGGTACAAGATTTATCCGTTTCTGTAACGTGTATAATATTCCTTTAGTATTCTTAGAAGATACTACTGGTTTCTTACCTGGAAAAGAGCAGGAACAAAACGGTATCGTTTTAGAAGGAAGAAAACTTTTAGATTCGATCATCGATATCCGCACTCCAAGATTAACCCTTATCATCAGAAACGCATTCGGTGGAGCTTACGCAAGTTTTAACTCTTACCATACTGGTGCGGACATGGTATTTGCACTTCCTACTGCAAGGATTGCGGTAATGGGACCTGCAGGTAAGGATTACGTTTACAAAGACGAAATCACTGCTATCCAAAAAGAATATAAGGAAAATCTGAAGAATGGTGCATCTGAAAAAGATGCTGCAGCAGCCAGGGACAAAAAACTTCAAGTTCTCTCTCAGAAATATGAGAAAGAACTCATGAATCCTAAGGAAGCATTGTCTTTAGGTTCTGTTTCCAGGATTGTTCTTCCGGGAACCACCAGAAACATCCTATTCAAAAATTTAGATTATTTAATCCGACACTACAAACCTGGACCAATGTCCGGACCTCAAAGGGAATTCGAGTAA
- a CDS encoding protein-glutamate methylesterase/protein-glutamine glutaminase produces MIYVYIIDDSAVVRSVLKQVLEMNSDIKVIGSSPDPVFALEKLGKSERWPDVIVLDIEMPRMDGISFLKKIMHTHPTPVLICSSLAEESSETAWVALKEGAVGIVTKPKIGLKDFLEDSAVYLGECIRSASISKLKHQISAPSPKTNGLDFTKIATTDRIVAIGTSTGGTIALEDILTSLPANSPGIVIVQHMPEKFTEAFANRLDKICKITVREAKDGDRIQEGTALIAPGNRHMEVVGSGAQFIVRISDGPLVNRHRPSVDVLFHSVAKHVGRNAKAFLLTGMGSDGAAGLLEIRQAGGRTIAQDEASSVVFGMPREAIERGAAEKILSLGDVPSEILAG; encoded by the coding sequence ATGATATACGTATATATTATAGATGATTCCGCAGTAGTCCGATCCGTACTCAAACAAGTCCTTGAAATGAATTCTGATATAAAAGTGATTGGATCTTCTCCTGATCCTGTGTTTGCTTTAGAGAAATTAGGAAAGTCAGAAAGATGGCCTGACGTAATCGTTCTGGATATTGAAATGCCAAGGATGGATGGGATCAGTTTTTTAAAAAAGATCATGCATACCCACCCTACTCCTGTGTTGATCTGTTCTTCTCTTGCAGAAGAATCTTCTGAGACAGCATGGGTTGCTTTGAAAGAAGGCGCAGTCGGAATTGTGACCAAACCTAAAATTGGTCTAAAAGATTTTTTAGAAGATTCTGCTGTTTATTTGGGAGAATGTATTCGTTCAGCATCCATTTCCAAACTGAAACATCAAATTTCAGCTCCTTCTCCCAAAACGAATGGTCTTGATTTTACAAAAATTGCAACGACTGATAGGATCGTAGCAATTGGAACTTCGACAGGTGGAACAATAGCATTAGAGGATATTCTGACTTCTCTTCCTGCAAATAGCCCCGGAATTGTGATCGTACAACATATGCCTGAAAAATTTACGGAGGCATTTGCAAATCGTTTAGATAAGATCTGCAAAATTACTGTAAGAGAAGCAAAAGACGGAGATCGGATACAAGAAGGGACCGCTCTTATCGCTCCAGGAAATAGACATATGGAAGTAGTTGGAAGTGGAGCTCAATTTATAGTCAGGATATCAGATGGACCACTCGTAAATCGTCATAGGCCCTCTGTGGATGTATTATTCCATTCAGTCGCAAAACATGTAGGACGTAACGCAAAAGCATTTTTACTTACAGGTATGGGATCAGATGGTGCCGCTGGACTATTAGAAATTAGGCAAGCAGGCGGAAGAACAATTGCACAAGATGAAGCAAGTTCTGTTGTATTTGGAATGCCAAGAGAAGCGATAGAAAGAGGAGCTGCGGAAAAGATACTTTCCTTAGGAGATGTTCCTTCCGAGATTCTCGCCGGTTAA
- a CDS encoding biotin/lipoyl-containing protein, translating to MIDYQNRRITFRESTSPWIHSFSLETIKCLIVCRGPVRKEAMEIFDQIGIREYGILLSEKDSVVYPMALAPELRDFRFPSNIHRVPDYMGAGAEEKAARIKQIIQIAKDNGYTHIFAGYGFMAEDSEFIEAIEESGITFMGPSSHVAHQAGSKDEAKKLARKLNVSVTPGVDTISATCLLKKAKDEKALVALAKEKGLNYTYDSSISIEENAEALLYAGYEKIVELVTIPELQAQAEIETAEIWKKYPSNRIRFKYVGGGGGKGQRVVSKPEEVKTAVQEILSESKVTAPGSNRNFLIELNIEKTRHNEIQLIGNGEWCLALGGRDCSVQMHEQKLLEISLTQELLQNEIAILEKTSPKKAEIMKADLQVLKEMEEQSERFGEAVSLNSVSTFELIVEGTNHFFMEMNTRIQVEHRVTEMVYSLKFTNPENKSEFFIVDSLIEAMALIALHGKRLPKPERVVRNISGAEVRINATNKAIQPHAGGVILNWSKPLPEEIRDDQGISVRNPDTGLFVHYKVAGAYDSNIALLITYGTSREDNLRKLGNILRKTELRGQDLQTNLLVHYGLIHWILGKDPLFKPSTAFMISYLAAVGALESLGKDIDLEVAWTKVLSNAPAEGKKVLSRKLTLITRPLAELLADAHVLAGFLGYHENVSWKIEKDQVVWVRNPIYILSDLYYYLHMEGELHQSPSEQIWDHDQQVLQSALAFYKELEKLTGKKADSADWDSVFAGKAPAGVDASVWANAISSHKGFQIGLELLKIIPNLGNKSGFYKLGVDENLEPVIPEEFKKADTRDAFIKFLAPAPKASSDEIVSPMGGMFYSKEAPDLPAMVNEGEHFKAGQPLFIVEVMKMFNKITAPFSGTIKNVVLKDSDGKIIQKGQTIFKIVPDEVVKIETPEEIQDRKNKVTFSLL from the coding sequence ATGATCGACTACCAAAATCGGCGCATTACATTTCGCGAATCTACTTCTCCTTGGATCCATTCTTTCTCCTTAGAGACGATCAAATGTTTGATCGTTTGCCGAGGACCAGTTCGAAAAGAGGCAATGGAAATTTTCGACCAGATCGGGATCAGAGAATACGGTATCTTACTTTCAGAAAAAGATTCAGTTGTTTATCCAATGGCACTCGCTCCGGAACTTAGAGATTTTAGATTCCCTTCTAATATCCACAGAGTTCCTGATTATATGGGAGCAGGTGCAGAAGAAAAAGCTGCAAGGATCAAACAAATCATCCAAATCGCAAAAGATAATGGATACACTCATATCTTTGCCGGTTACGGATTTATGGCAGAAGATTCCGAGTTCATCGAGGCAATCGAAGAAAGCGGAATTACCTTTATGGGACCTTCTTCCCATGTAGCTCACCAAGCAGGATCTAAGGACGAGGCAAAAAAACTCGCACGTAAACTGAATGTTTCCGTAACTCCAGGTGTGGACACAATATCAGCAACTTGCCTTCTTAAAAAAGCAAAAGACGAAAAAGCGTTAGTTGCACTTGCGAAAGAAAAGGGACTAAACTACACTTACGATTCTTCCATTTCTATTGAAGAAAATGCAGAGGCATTATTATATGCTGGTTACGAGAAAATCGTAGAATTAGTAACTATTCCTGAATTGCAAGCTCAGGCAGAAATTGAAACTGCTGAAATCTGGAAAAAATATCCAAGCAACCGTATTCGTTTTAAATACGTAGGCGGTGGTGGTGGAAAAGGCCAAAGGGTAGTTTCCAAACCGGAAGAAGTAAAAACTGCAGTACAAGAAATATTATCAGAATCTAAAGTAACTGCTCCGGGTTCTAACAGAAACTTTTTGATAGAATTAAATATCGAAAAGACCAGACACAACGAGATCCAGTTGATCGGTAACGGAGAATGGTGTTTGGCTTTAGGTGGAAGGGACTGTTCGGTTCAGATGCACGAGCAAAAACTTCTTGAGATCTCTCTTACTCAGGAACTTCTACAAAACGAAATCGCTATTCTAGAAAAAACATCTCCTAAAAAAGCAGAGATCATGAAGGCAGACCTTCAAGTCCTCAAAGAAATGGAAGAGCAATCCGAAAGATTCGGAGAAGCAGTCTCTTTAAATAGTGTTTCCACCTTCGAGTTGATTGTAGAAGGGACCAATCACTTCTTCATGGAGATGAATACCAGGATCCAAGTAGAACATAGAGTTACAGAAATGGTTTACTCTTTGAAGTTCACTAATCCTGAAAACAAATCTGAATTCTTTATCGTAGACAGCTTGATCGAGGCTATGGCACTTATTGCTCTTCACGGAAAAAGACTGCCTAAGCCAGAACGTGTAGTTAGAAATATTTCTGGTGCAGAAGTTCGTATCAACGCGACCAATAAGGCGATCCAACCTCATGCCGGTGGTGTCATCTTAAATTGGTCCAAACCTTTACCGGAAGAGATCAGAGATGACCAAGGAATTTCCGTTAGAAATCCTGATACTGGTTTATTCGTACATTATAAAGTAGCTGGTGCTTACGATTCAAACATCGCACTTTTGATCACCTACGGAACTAGTAGAGAAGACAACCTTCGTAAACTTGGAAATATTCTTAGAAAGACCGAGCTTAGAGGTCAGGATCTACAGACCAACTTACTTGTTCATTATGGTCTAATCCATTGGATCTTAGGAAAAGATCCTTTATTCAAACCTTCTACAGCTTTTATGATCTCTTATCTTGCTGCGGTGGGCGCTCTCGAGAGCCTAGGCAAGGATATTGATTTAGAGGTTGCTTGGACAAAAGTTCTTTCTAATGCTCCAGCAGAAGGGAAGAAGGTTCTATCTCGCAAACTTACCCTGATCACAAGACCTCTTGCCGAACTACTTGCAGACGCTCATGTTTTAGCAGGATTTTTAGGGTATCATGAGAATGTTTCCTGGAAAATTGAAAAAGATCAAGTGGTTTGGGTCCGAAATCCAATCTATATTCTTTCTGACCTTTACTATTATCTGCATATGGAAGGTGAATTACATCAATCTCCTTCTGAACAGATTTGGGATCATGACCAACAAGTTTTACAATCTGCATTAGCATTTTATAAAGAACTAGAAAAACTAACCGGCAAAAAAGCTGATTCTGCAGATTGGGATTCCGTATTTGCGGGAAAAGCTCCTGCCGGTGTTGACGCATCTGTTTGGGCAAATGCTATCTCTTCTCACAAGGGATTCCAAATCGGATTGGAATTACTTAAAATCATTCCGAACCTTGGAAACAAATCAGGTTTCTATAAACTTGGCGTGGATGAGAACTTAGAACCAGTAATCCCTGAAGAATTTAAGAAGGCAGATACAAGAGACGCATTCATTAAATTTTTGGCACCTGCTCCTAAGGCAAGTTCGGATGAGATCGTTTCTCCAATGGGTGGAATGTTCTACTCTAAGGAAGCTCCTGATCTTCCAGCAATGGTGAATGAAGGTGAACACTTCAAAGCGGGCCAACCTCTGTTTATCGTAGAAGTAATGAAAATGTTCAATAAGATCACCGCTCCATTCTCTGGAACTATCAAGAATGTAGTATTGAAAGACAGTGATGGAAAGATCATCCAAAAAGGTCAGACTATCTTTAAGATCGTTCCAGACGAGGTCGTTAAGATCGAAACTCCGGAAGAGATCCAAGATAGAAAGAATAAGGTGACTTTTTCACTTCTATAA
- a CDS encoding chemotaxis protein CheW, translated as MSTFEDNQYLTFKIGEETFGIGLLNVKEILEYTHVTTVPMMPSFIPGVINLRGNVVPVLDVCDKFFRKKHSPDKRTCIVIVEVPESINGARMDIGLIVEAVYEVLSIPSSEIEPPPTFGSRIRVDFLAGMARQASGFILLLNLLRLLTVEELTALEETKEEAANAVSAG; from the coding sequence GTGAGCACTTTCGAAGACAACCAGTATTTGACCTTCAAGATCGGAGAGGAAACTTTCGGAATAGGGCTTCTGAACGTAAAAGAGATCTTAGAATACACTCATGTGACTACTGTTCCAATGATGCCCTCTTTTATTCCGGGGGTAATCAATCTAAGAGGAAATGTAGTCCCAGTTTTGGATGTATGTGATAAGTTTTTCAGAAAAAAACATTCGCCGGACAAAAGAACCTGTATAGTGATCGTGGAAGTTCCTGAATCAATAAACGGAGCTAGGATGGATATAGGTCTTATCGTGGAGGCTGTATATGAAGTATTGAGTATACCTTCTTCTGAAATTGAACCTCCTCCTACATTTGGATCCAGGATACGCGTGGATTTTTTGGCAGGAATGGCAAGGCAAGCGAGTGGATTTATTCTATTACTAAACCTTCTCCGCTTGTTAACTGTAGAAGAATTGACCGCATTGGAGGAAACCAAAGAAGAAGCGGCTAACGCAGTCTCCGCGGGTTAA